Proteins co-encoded in one Rattus rattus isolate New Zealand chromosome 5, Rrattus_CSIRO_v1, whole genome shotgun sequence genomic window:
- the LOC116900322 gene encoding olfactory receptor 10AG1-like, which produces MHSKYMNLQRSNKFKITETNITTPIEFVLLGFSDIPKLHWLLFGIFLFIYMIILLGNGIIILITRVDPSLQTLMYFYISNFSFLEICYVSVTLPRMLMDLFTLKGNISFLDCATQMCLFLILGATECFLLAVMAYDRYVAICNPLHYPVVMSTKVCTQLVIASWVIGIPIQVGQTYQILSLPFCDSNQINHFFCDIPPLLKLACGNIFVNEIVVFIFAILIVTVPFMLILASYSRIISTILKLPSNIGRTKAFSTCSSHLIVVILFFGSGSVTYLKPKSSKYEGTDKLLSLFYTVLTPMFNPLIYSFRNKDVTGALRKLFTRFLAL; this is translated from the coding sequence ATGCATTCCAAATACATGAACCTACAAAGatcaaacaaatttaaaatcacaGAGACAAATATTACTACACCTATAGAATTTGTTCTCTTGGGATTTTCTGATATTCCCAAATTGCACTGGCTTCTCTTTGGAATCTTCCTATTCATCTACATGATTATCCTGCTGGGGAATGGCATCATCATTCTAATCACAAGGGTTGATCCTAGTCTGCAAACCCTCATGTATTTTTACATCAGCaatttttctttcctagaaaTTTGTTATGTTTCTGTCACTCTTCCTAGAATGCTTATGGATCTCTTCACACTGaaaggaaatatttcttttctggacTGTGCTACACAAATGTGCCTATTCCTTATCCTGGGGGCCACTGAATGCTTCCTGCTGGCTGTGATGGcttatgatcgctatgtggccatctgtaacCCTCTGCACTATCCTGTAGTCATGAGTACCAAGGTATGTACCCAGCTAGTGATTGCTTCCTGGGTCATTGGTATTCCCATCCAAGTGGGTCAAACTTATCAGATTTTGTCTCTGCCCTTCTGTGATTCTAACCAAATTaatcatttcttctgtgacataCCTCCACTACTCAAATTGGCATGTGGGAACATCTTTGTGAATGAGATTGTGGTCTTTATTTTTGCAATACTGATTGTCACTGTCCCATTCATGTTGATCCTTGCATCTTACAGCAGGATCATCTCAACCATCCTGAAGTTGCCATCAAACATAGGAAGGACAAAAGCCTTTTCTACCTGTTCTTCCCACCTTATAGttgtaattttattctttggaTCAGGTAGTGTCACCTATTTAAAACCTAAGTCCAGTAAGTATGAGGGAACAGACAAACTACTCTCTCTGTTTTATACCGTTTTGACTCCAATGTTCAATCCCTTGATATATAGCTTCAGGAACAAAGATGTCACGGGGGCATTGAGAAAATTATTTACCAGATTTTTAGCATTGTGA
- the LOC116900323 gene encoding olfactory receptor 1052-like encodes MRLWNHTGVKEFVLVGLTENLNWQVGLFFLFSIVYFIILVGNWGMILLIWLNAHLHTPMYFFLSNLSFCDICYSTVIAPKMLINFLSEYKSSTFFGCVIQSFFFAVYITTEGILLSMMAYDRYVAIANPLMYTVIMTHSICSQMVLACYLGGLINSLTHTIGLLRLDFCGPNTVNHFFCDIPPLLKLSCSDAHINEMLLLVFSGVIGIFTFIIVMVSYIQIIIAILRICSAEGRRKAFSTCASHLTTVTLLYGSVTFSYIQPSSQYSMEQEKVSAVFYTLVIPMLNPLIYSLRNKDVKEAAKRSVCRERSGP; translated from the coding sequence ATGAGACTCTGGAATCATACAGGTGTGAAGGAATTCGTACTAGTCGGATTAACAGAAAACCTTAATTGGCAAGTCgggctctttttccttttcagcatAGTTTATTTTATCATTCTTGTGGGTAACTGGGGGATGATTCTTTTGATCTGGTTGAATGCCCATCTTCATACTCCAATGTACTTCTTTCTTAGTAACCTCTCTTTTTGTGACATCTGCTATTCTACTGTTATTGCGCCTAAAATGCTCATTAATTTCCTGTCAGAATACAAGTCTAGCACATTCTTTGGTTGTGTTATTCAGAGTTTCTTTTTTGCAGTGTATATAACTACAGAAGGTATACTCTTGTCTATGATGGCTTATGATCGTTATGTGGCAATTGCAAACCCCTTAATGTATACAGTTATTATGACACACAGCATCTGCAGTCAGATGGTTCTTGCATGTTACTTGGGTGGCCTCATTAATTCCCTGACTCACACAATAGGTTTACTCAGACTGGACTTCTGTGGTCCCAACACTGTGaatcatttcttctgtgacatcCCTCCTCTTTTGAAGCTTTCATGCTCTGATGCACACATCAATGAGATGCTGCTCTTGGTCTTCTCTGGAGTGATTGGTATTTTCACTTTCATCATTGTCATGGTGTCCTATATTCAAATTATCATTGCTATCCTGAGAATCTGCTCAGCTGAGGGAAGGCGCAAAGCCTTCTCCACTTGTGCCTCACACCTAACAACTGTGACATTACTTTATGGTTCTGTGACATTTAGCTATATCCAGCCAAGTTCTCAATATTCCATGGAACAGGAAAAAGTCTCTGCTGTGTTTTACACCTTGGTCATCCCCATGCTGAACCCTCTAAtttacagcctgaggaacaaagATGTGAAAGAGGCAGCCAAGAGGTCAGTTTGTAGGGAGAGGAGTGGCCCTTGA